One region of Luteolibacter yonseiensis genomic DNA includes:
- a CDS encoding ABC transporter ATP-binding protein: MSSPPAIDIRSLRVDYGNFVAVNDLTLQVPPGEVFGIVGPNGAGKTSTFRVLTTLMEPTYGEVILSGVDVLEDIESARRIIGYMPDLAPVPSDLKVWEFLDFHANAYGIGNRAQRRDRVAECLEEVDLTNQRDSWCNKLSRGQTQRVVLAKTLLHRPRVLILDEPASGLDPLARRDLRHALRKLAATGATVFVSSHILSELAEMCTSLCVMNRGKLLASGTVEQVREQLGSNERTLTASLLSGHEQAAEWLSAQPAVHDLQRSGQQIIFGYKGSDESQADLMAGLVRLGVRMRAFEEKRSSFEDILVEVAESNRN; the protein is encoded by the coding sequence ATGAGTTCCCCGCCCGCCATCGACATCCGTTCCCTCCGTGTGGACTACGGAAATTTCGTTGCCGTGAACGACCTCACGCTGCAAGTCCCGCCTGGCGAGGTCTTCGGCATTGTCGGGCCGAACGGAGCGGGGAAAACCAGCACATTCCGTGTCCTGACCACTCTCATGGAGCCCACCTACGGCGAGGTCATCCTGAGTGGCGTGGATGTCTTGGAAGACATCGAGTCCGCACGGCGCATCATCGGCTACATGCCGGATCTCGCACCTGTTCCGTCCGATTTGAAAGTATGGGAGTTCCTCGATTTCCACGCGAATGCCTACGGCATCGGAAACAGGGCGCAACGCCGCGACCGGGTCGCCGAGTGCCTGGAGGAGGTGGACCTCACGAACCAGCGCGACAGCTGGTGCAACAAGCTTTCACGCGGCCAGACCCAGCGGGTCGTCCTTGCGAAAACCCTTCTCCACCGTCCGCGTGTCCTCATCCTGGACGAACCCGCCAGCGGGCTCGATCCGCTGGCCCGGCGGGATCTCCGGCATGCCCTGCGCAAACTCGCCGCCACCGGAGCCACCGTTTTCGTCAGTTCGCACATCCTCAGCGAGCTCGCGGAGATGTGCACCTCCCTCTGTGTGATGAACCGGGGAAAACTCCTTGCCTCCGGCACGGTCGAGCAGGTCCGCGAGCAACTGGGCAGCAACGAACGCACCCTGACGGCCAGCCTGCTCAGCGGCCACGAACAGGCCGCCGAATGGCTTTCGGCACAGCCCGCCGTGCATGATCTGCAGCGGTCGGGGCAGCAGATCATCTTCGGCTACAAGGGCAGCGACGAATCACAGGCGGACCTCATGGCCGGGCTGGTCCGACTCGGAGTGAGGATGCGCGCGTTCGAGGAAAAGCGTTCGTCCTTCGAGGACATCCTCGTGGAGGTGGCAGAAAGCAACCGCAACTGA